A region of the Halosolutus amylolyticus genome:
CAGCGATCGCTCGGCCCGACGTCGAGGTCGAACGTCCGGCCCCCGACGAAGAGGCGGAGGTTCCCGGCGTCGACGCGGCCGTCGCGCGACCGCTCGAAGAGCCCGATCCGGTCCGCGCTGATCCGGAGTTCCACGGTCACTCGTTCGCCGGGTGCCAGTTCGACGCGCTCGAATGCCCACAGTTCGCGGACGGGCGTGACGACCGAACTGAACTCGTCCCGACCGAACACCTGGACGACCTCGCTCCCGCGCCGATCGCCCGTGTTGGCCAGCGTGACGCGGACCGTGAGGTCCTCGTCCGGGCTGATCGCGTCGCCAGACAGGTCGATCGACTCGTACTCGACGGTGGTGTAGCTGAGTCCGTGGCCGAACTCGAACAGCGGGTCGTACGACGGCGGGTGCTCGTCGGCACCGATCGGGTGCGGGTGCGGCCGGTGGTTGAAATACGTCGGAAGTGTCGCCGCCGATCGCGGGATCGAAATCGGGAGCCGCCCGCCGGGTTCGGCCTCGCCGAACAGCGTCTCACCGATCACCTCGCCGCCGACTCTGCCGGGGTAGTACGCCATGAGGATCGCGGGCACCGTCTCAGACAGCCACTCGATGGCCAGCGGGCGGCCGGTGACCAGGACCGCGACGACGGGTGTCCCCGTCTCCGCCACTGCGTCGACGAGGTCGCGCTGCGCGTCGGGAAGCGAGAGTTCGTTCCGCGTCGGGAACTCGCCGGTCGCGCCGTCGGTTTCCGCCGCGGGGCCGAATTCGTGGAGGTACCAGTCTTCGCCGAGCGCGACCACGGCGACGTCCGCCTCGGCCGCCCGCTCCGCGGCGGCGTCGATATCGACGGGCGTCGTAATGCCACTGCCTGGTTCGTGGGTCACGACCGTCTCGTCGGCGACGGCGTCGACGATTCCCTCGCGGATCGTCGTCCCGGGAACGCCGGCGTCCGCGTTACAGCTCCACCCGCCGTTCTGGTGGACGATCTCGTCGGCGTTCGGCCCGGTCACGAACACCTCGTCGACGTCGTCGTCGAGGGGGAGCACGTCCCCGTCGTTTTGCAACAGCGTGAGCGATTTCCGAACGGCTTCGCGCGCGACGTCGAGGTGCTCGGGAGCGCCCAGGACGTCTTCGGCCGCAGGGTTCGGGTA
Encoded here:
- a CDS encoding glycoside hydrolase family 3 N-terminal domain-containing protein; its protein translation is MTSLEGGEPYLDPSLSIDERVADLLDRMTLEEKIGQLAGSYVGTLGEGPHGVDDVIDEIDEYHVGAVAPFGWGGSPNESLADAVDAARQLQTHAVEETRLGIPLLFAADAIHGHAYLKESTVFPNNLGAAATWSPGLVERTAEITAAEMRATGAAQNYSPTCDVARDPRWGRTGETYGESPYLVGTLAASEVRGYQGEDPDESSVLGTAKHFPAYGDPTRGEDAAPVDVSSHTLRNVFLPPFETALEEGVGAVMPCYNSIDGEPAHGSRRFLTDLLREELGFDGIVVSDWNGIGQLHEEHRTAGTPIEAVRQTREAGLDIGSVAGGEHARHVRDLIERGDLSKQLIEASAERVLRAKFALGLFEEPYPNPAAEDVLGAPEHLDVAREAVRKSLTLLQNDGDVLPLDDDVDEVFVTGPNADEIVHQNGGWSCNADAGVPGTTIREGIVDAVADETVVTHEPGSGITTPVDIDAAAERAAEADVAVVALGEDWYLHEFGPAAETDGATGEFPTRNELSLPDAQRDLVDAVAETGTPVVAVLVTGRPLAIEWLSETVPAILMAYYPGRVGGEVIGETLFGEAEPGGRLPISIPRSAATLPTYFNHRPHPHPIGADEHPPSYDPLFEFGHGLSYTTVEYESIDLSGDAISPDEDLTVRVTLANTGDRRGSEVVQVFGRDEFSSVVTPVRELWAFERVELAPGERVTVELRISADRIGLFERSRDGRVDAGNLRLFVGGRTFDLDVGPSDR